The genome window GGCAAATTAGATGGCGTGGAGAAAGCCGCCATCCTGTTGCTGAGTTTGTCAGAAGAGGACGCTGCACAGATTTTAAAACACCTTGAGCCAAAACAAGTGCAAAAGGTGGGTATGGCGATGGCGCAGATTGACGATCTGAATCAGGCTAAAATTTCTGCGGTGCATAAGCTCTTCATTGAGCAAATTCAGAACTTCAGTACCATAGGTTTCCAGAGCGAAGACTTTATCCGCCGGGCCTTAACTGCCGCTTTAGGCGAAGAAAAAGCCTCGAACCTGATCGACCAGATTATTCTGGGTGGTGGTGCCAAAGGTTTGGATTCACTGAAGTGGATGGACTCGAAGCAGGTGGCGAATATCATCCGCAACGAGCACCCACAGATCCAGACTATTGTATTGTCTTATTTAGAGCCGGAGCAGTCGGCAGAGATCCTGTCGCAGTTCCCGGAAAAAGTGCGCTTAGATTTAACTATGCGTATCGCCAACCTGGAAGAAGTACAACCAGCGGCATTACAAGAATTAAACGAAATTATGGAGAAACAGTTTGCTGGTCAGGCTGGTGCTCAGGCAGCGAAAATGGGTGGCTTAAAAGCAGCTGCCGATATCATGAACTACCTCGATACCAATGTTGAAGGTCAGTTGATGGATGCTATTCGCGAACATGACGAAGAAATGGCGCAACAAATTCAGGATCTGATGTTTGTGTTTGAAAACTTGCTGGATGTGGACGACAGGGCAATTCAGACTATTCTGCGTGAAGTGCAGCAGGATGCTTTGATGAAAGCATTAAAAGGCGCGGATGCAGACTTAAAAGAGAAGATCCTGAAAAATATGTCCAAACGTGCTGCCGAACTGTTGAACGACGATTTGGAAGCCATGGGACCAGTCCGAGTCAGTGAAGTAGAAGCTGCACAAAAAGATATCTTGTCGGTGGCCCGTCGTCTGGCCGATGCCGGTGAAATAATGTTGGGTGGCGGTGGTGGTGAAGACTTCCTGTAACAGGATGCCGGAGTAAAGCTGTATGACCATGGATCCATTTCGTACCAAACAACCTTTTGCGCCAACGGATGAGTTATTGGAGTTACTCAAACGTTGGCCAAGCCCACAACTTGATTCAGATAAAAAAGCGCCTGCAGGTAAAACCAATGCGCTGAATAAAACGCTGCCATCACAAAAGGTTGCAGCTGTTGCGGTGGAAGAAGACGCTGAACTGGAAATTAAGCCTCTGACGGCGGATGATATTGAACAAATCCGTCAGGCTGCTTTTGATGAAGGTTTTGCACAGGGCAAAGAAGAAGGTTTTTCCAAAGGTTATGAAGAAGGCCGTGAACAAGGCACAGCTGATGGTTTAGCTCATGGCCAGGCCGAAGGTAAAAAACTGGGTTTAGAGCAAGCTACTGAAGAGATTGAACAGAAAAAGCTGGAACTGGCTGCGTTGTTGGAACAGCTGCAACAGCCTTTATTGCAAGTTGATCAACAGGTCGAACAACAGCTGTTACAGCTTTGTCTGGCGATGGCAGAAGCTGTAATAGCAGTCGAATGTAAAACCAATCCACAAGTGATATTAAAAACGCTGTCCGATGCGACAGCAGTATTGCCACTGCAAACCGAACATATCCTGATCAAGCTTCATCCTGATGATATGGCTGTGGTTGAGCAGCATTTCACTGCAGAGCAACTAGCCGAACGGCACTGGCAACTGCGTTCCGATCCGGCGGTAGAGCGCGGTGGTTGTCTGCTGGAAACCCCATTATCTTCGATGGACAGAAGTATTAAAAACAGATTGCAAAGCAGTCTGGAGCATTTCTTGCATTCTCCTGATTAATATCAAGTTCTGCTTTATCGCAGGCTTTGTTTAAGGAGTTTTATGTCGTCGTCACAGTTAGCCGCCAATTTAAAGCAACAGCTGCAGCATATTCAGAAAAGTAGGCCCAATCTGGCCGGGCGTTTAGTCCGGGTCGTCGGGCTGACTCTGGAAGCGACCGGCTGCACTGCGGCTATAGGCCAGACTTGTCATGTGGAAACCGCATCCGGCCAGCTATTTGCTGAGGTAGTGGGTTTTGCCAACGACCGTATTTTTTTAATGCCAAAAGATGATGTGTCCGGTGTGGTGCCTGGTGCAAAAGTCACACCTTTGAACGATTTTAAAGGTGTGCCTTTGACTATGGCGTTGCTGGGGCGGGTTATTGACGGTGCAGGTAAACCACTGGATGGCAAAGGGCCGATTTTAAGTCAGGAATTTGGCGGCGCGAAAAAACCTCCTATTAATCCATTACAACGTCAGCCCATTCATGCTCCGCTTGATGTAGGCGTACGGGCGATCAACAGCATTATTACGGTCGGCAAAGGCCAGCGTATGGGCTTGTTTGCAGGGTCTGGTGTAGGTAAGTCTGTGCTGCTGGGCATGATGACCCGCGGTACTGCAGCTGACGTGATAGTCGTGGGGCTGGTGGGTGAACGGGGCCGTGAGGTTAAAGAATTTATTGACGAGATTTTGGGGGAAGAAGGCCGCAAACGTTCGGTGGTCGTTGCGGCTCCCGCTGATGTATCGCCCCTGATGCGTTTAAAAGGCTGCGAAACAGCAGTGCAGGTGGCTGAGTACTTCCGCGAACAGGGGCTTGATGTATTACTGCTGCTTGATTCCATTACCCGTTATGCTCAGGCGCAGCGCGAAATTGCTTTGGCTGTGGGTGAACCTCCAGCAACCAAAGGCTATCCACCTTCAGTCTTCGCCAAATTACCGGCACTGGTTGAACGAGCTGGTAATGGTGCTGTAGGTCAGGGCTCTATTACTGCTTTTTATACTGTATTGTCCGAAGGCGATGACTTGCAGGATCCTATAGCTGATGCGTCCCGCGCTATTTTAGATGGCCACATTGTTCTGTCGCGCCAGTTGGCTGACAGTGGCCACTTTCCTGCTATTGATATCGAAAAATCCATTAGCCGGGTTATGCCAGCAGTCACCAGCATGGAACATCAAAAACTGGCTCGTGCTGTAAAACAGCTGTATGCCTCTTATCAGCAAAGCAAAGATTTAATTTCAATTGGTGCTTACGTCAAAGGCGCCGATCCGCAATTGGATGCAGCCGTAACTCTGATGCCAAAAATCCGTGGTTTTTTACAGCAGGAAATGAAAGAGGTTGTGCCTTATGACGAAAGTCTGACGCAACTGGATAAACTTTTACCTGCACATTTAGGACGATAAGTTATGGCATTGGCACAACTTCAGCTGTTGGTAAAAGTCCAGCAGGAAAAAGAAGATAAATTGCAGGCGATGTACAGAGCTGCGCAGCAGAACTATCAGTCGATGCAACAAAAGTATCAAGGGCTGGCGGATTACCGTATCGAATACGTACAGCAAACCCAAAGCCGTGGTCAGCAAGGCATGGCAAGTCGCCAGTTTAATCAGTATTTAAACTTTATTGGCAAGTTGGATGCGGCTTTAACGGTGCAGCAACAGTATGTGCAGCAGGCCAAAGCCAGCGCAGATCAGCGTTTGTTGCAGCTATTGGCGATGCAGAAAAAACGCAAGGCGCTGGAAATACTCATTGAACGTGAGTTGGCAGAAGTGCAGCGCAAAGCAGATAAACAAGAACAAAAAATGCTGGATGAAATTGCAACTCAGCAGTTTTTCCGCAGAGTTAGTTAAGTATGGCGCGTATTTTGTATGTCTTTTGCATGATGTCGTGTGTGAAGTGATTTTGTTTGCATACTGCAGGCAAATACGAACAACAGCAGCAAGTAAATCTCTTGCATCTGGACCGGAGTGATCGATGGCTGAATTTTTATCAATGACAATGCTTAGCGCTGAACCTGTCTCAGCTGCAAAACCACAAGCTATGCAGTCCAATGACGGTGCAACAGAGCCTGATCAGAGTTTTGCTGCCACCTTAGCCGCTGAGGTGAATGGGAAAGCTGCAGAGAAACCTGCAAAAGTCCCTGCCAAAACGCGGCAGAATAATGCCTCTGACCTTGCAGATAGTACAGATGTTACAGCTGTTGAGGGAGCAAAGGTCCCTGATGTAAACACTGACAACACTAAGGCTGTGGCCAGCAAGGAGTCATCACAGGGCGATTCAGAAGAGCTAGTGTCTGGTGATTCGGATGCCTTGCAGGTGCAAAATGAGAGCGGTGAAGCTGAACAATCGCACTGGTTAAACTTGCTGGAAAAAGCCAAAAGTTTGCAGGAGCGGTTAAGCAAAGCCGAAACTGAAGGTAAAACGGGATCAGATAAAATTGCTGTAGTGGATGATGTGGCGGTGCAGGTACAAGCGCTCGCAGCGAAACAGCAAAGTGATAAAATAAAAGTCGTCGATCTGTCTAGTGCCCAGACCAAAACTGACGGGCAGAACGATGGCTCTATAGTGCTTGATAAAAAGCTATTGGCTGAACAAGGCTCAGAGCAGCATCTAACAGCTGAAGAATCAAAAGCCTTAAAACTGATGGCGCAGACAGACAAAAATGGCTCAGGTAAAACCCAGACTGCGGAAACTGTTCTAAAGCAAAATACAGCTTCAGAGGTTGAACTAGTTCCAACAGACTTGACAGACTTAAAAGGCAAAGCAGGTGATAAATCACTGCCTGGCAATTCAAAAGATACGGGCCCTGACCAAAACAAAATTATAGCTCATATCGAAAAACCGTTGAAAGCTGCAGGACACTCCGCTCAGACTGTTCAGTCTGCTGAGGCAGAAAAGCAAACTGCTATGAACACTGAAGTGTTGGCTACAGCCACCATAGTGAACAAATCTCCGGTTCAGTCAGAGCAAGCGGCAGCCCTAGTCAAAAGCAACGCAGCTGCGACAGCCGGTAGTGATAACACAGTTGCAGCCGATGACGACACTGAGAGAGAAACCTTGACGGTGCATTCTGTCGCCACAGAGGCTAAAACTTCAGTGCAGGCCCAAAGTGCCGCTGCATTAGTGGCTCCGACATCTCCGCATATCAAAGCTGCGGCCTCAGACACTAAAGTCACTACCGAGGATATATTAAAGCAAATTCAGAATGCCGCCATCGCTACTCAGGGAGAGCAGGGGGCATCCTCTTCATCTGGTGAACCTTCGCAGCAAGGTTCAGCTGATGCCATTCTGACTGTGATTGAACAGCAAAAAGGCAGTAATCCTGTTGTGACAGAGGCCAACTCTTTTAGCAACCAGCTTAAATCCAGCCTGGAAAAAATCAGCTCAGGTATTGCTGTAGCTGGCCGTGAAGCTGTGTCTGAATCAAGCCAAAAACAAGTGGACCAGTTGGGACAAAAGCTGAATTTGATCCAGCCTGAAGCGTCGAACCAATTAAAAGAAAAAATGCTGATGATGGTGAAAGATAAAGTGCATACCGCTGAAATTCGTCTGGACCCGTCTGAATTGGGTTCGATGCAGATCAAAATCAGTTTGCAGCAGGATCAGATGTCAGTGCAGTTTATGGTTCAGCAAGGTAATGCCAAAGAACTGATGGAACAACAAATGCCAAAATTAAAAGAATTATTGCAACAACAAGGAATTGAATTGAGTCAGGGCTCTGTACAACAGCAAAACCAATCTTCTTCAGGTCAGGAAGGCGGTCGTCGTACCGCTGGTGGCAATGGTTTGGGCAC of Rheinheimera sp. MM224 contains these proteins:
- the fliI gene encoding flagellar protein export ATPase FliI → MSSSQLAANLKQQLQHIQKSRPNLAGRLVRVVGLTLEATGCTAAIGQTCHVETASGQLFAEVVGFANDRIFLMPKDDVSGVVPGAKVTPLNDFKGVPLTMALLGRVIDGAGKPLDGKGPILSQEFGGAKKPPINPLQRQPIHAPLDVGVRAINSIITVGKGQRMGLFAGSGVGKSVLLGMMTRGTAADVIVVGLVGERGREVKEFIDEILGEEGRKRSVVVAAPADVSPLMRLKGCETAVQVAEYFREQGLDVLLLLDSITRYAQAQREIALAVGEPPATKGYPPSVFAKLPALVERAGNGAVGQGSITAFYTVLSEGDDLQDPIADASRAILDGHIVLSRQLADSGHFPAIDIEKSISRVMPAVTSMEHQKLARAVKQLYASYQQSKDLISIGAYVKGADPQLDAAVTLMPKIRGFLQQEMKEVVPYDESLTQLDKLLPAHLGR
- the fliJ gene encoding flagellar export protein FliJ — encoded protein: MALAQLQLLVKVQQEKEDKLQAMYRAAQQNYQSMQQKYQGLADYRIEYVQQTQSRGQQGMASRQFNQYLNFIGKLDAALTVQQQYVQQAKASADQRLLQLLAMQKKRKALEILIERELAEVQRKADKQEQKMLDEIATQQFFRRVS
- the fliG gene encoding flagellar motor switch protein FliG: MSNVETTKPSFDVGKLDGVEKAAILLLSLSEEDAAQILKHLEPKQVQKVGMAMAQIDDLNQAKISAVHKLFIEQIQNFSTIGFQSEDFIRRALTAALGEEKASNLIDQIILGGGAKGLDSLKWMDSKQVANIIRNEHPQIQTIVLSYLEPEQSAEILSQFPEKVRLDLTMRIANLEEVQPAALQELNEIMEKQFAGQAGAQAAKMGGLKAAADIMNYLDTNVEGQLMDAIREHDEEMAQQIQDLMFVFENLLDVDDRAIQTILREVQQDALMKALKGADADLKEKILKNMSKRAAELLNDDLEAMGPVRVSEVEAAQKDILSVARRLADAGEIMLGGGGGEDFL
- the fliH gene encoding flagellar assembly protein FliH, with protein sequence MTMDPFRTKQPFAPTDELLELLKRWPSPQLDSDKKAPAGKTNALNKTLPSQKVAAVAVEEDAELEIKPLTADDIEQIRQAAFDEGFAQGKEEGFSKGYEEGREQGTADGLAHGQAEGKKLGLEQATEEIEQKKLELAALLEQLQQPLLQVDQQVEQQLLQLCLAMAEAVIAVECKTNPQVILKTLSDATAVLPLQTEHILIKLHPDDMAVVEQHFTAEQLAERHWQLRSDPAVERGGCLLETPLSSMDRSIKNRLQSSLEHFLHSPD
- a CDS encoding flagellar hook-length control protein FliK, with the protein product MAEFLSMTMLSAEPVSAAKPQAMQSNDGATEPDQSFAATLAAEVNGKAAEKPAKVPAKTRQNNASDLADSTDVTAVEGAKVPDVNTDNTKAVASKESSQGDSEELVSGDSDALQVQNESGEAEQSHWLNLLEKAKSLQERLSKAETEGKTGSDKIAVVDDVAVQVQALAAKQQSDKIKVVDLSSAQTKTDGQNDGSIVLDKKLLAEQGSEQHLTAEESKALKLMAQTDKNGSGKTQTAETVLKQNTASEVELVPTDLTDLKGKAGDKSLPGNSKDTGPDQNKIIAHIEKPLKAAGHSAQTVQSAEAEKQTAMNTEVLATATIVNKSPVQSEQAAALVKSNAAATAGSDNTVAADDDTERETLTVHSVATEAKTSVQAQSAAALVAPTSPHIKAAASDTKVTTEDILKQIQNAAIATQGEQGASSSSGEPSQQGSADAILTVIEQQKGSNPVVTEANSFSNQLKSSLEKISSGIAVAGREAVSESSQKQVDQLGQKLNLIQPEASNQLKEKMLMMVKDKVHTAEIRLDPSELGSMQIKISLQQDQMSVQFMVQQGNAKELMEQQMPKLKELLQQQGIELSQGSVQQQNQSSSGQEGGRRTAGGNGLGTTLGSSDENIEPGILPTKNSDRVVDYYA